The Desulfosoma sp. genome has a segment encoding these proteins:
- a CDS encoding sodium ion-translocating decarboxylase subunit beta — translation MHLVLDYLNNTGFAILDYRHILMIVVGCCFIYLGVVKHFEPLLLVPIGFGILVGNIPVLHGQELSLYEEGSVLYYLYYGVRQGIYPPLIFLGIGAMTDFSTMLGRPVLMLLGAAAQVGVFVTFLAALALGFPPNEAASIGIIGGADGPTAIFLTSRLAPELVGPIAIAAYSYMALVPVIQPPIMRLLTTQKERRIHMSDPRPVSQREKIIFPILGFVLCCLLAPAALPLLGMLFFGNLLKECMATNRLAQTARTAMIDIVTILLGVTVGASTQADVFLTAKSLGIFALGAASFMVATASGVLFAKFMNLFLKDKINPLVGAAGVSAVPLSARVVQMMGHREDPTNYLLMHAAAPNVSGVIGSAIAAGFLWSFFR, via the coding sequence ATGCATTTAGTCCTGGATTATCTCAACAACACCGGTTTTGCAATTCTGGATTACCGGCACATCCTGATGATCGTGGTAGGTTGTTGTTTTATCTATCTGGGAGTTGTCAAACACTTCGAACCCCTTCTTTTGGTTCCCATCGGCTTTGGGATTTTGGTCGGAAACATCCCCGTGCTTCACGGGCAAGAGCTGAGCCTCTACGAAGAGGGAAGCGTCCTTTACTATCTTTATTACGGCGTTCGACAAGGAATCTACCCACCTTTGATCTTCTTAGGCATTGGGGCCATGACCGATTTTTCCACCATGCTGGGACGGCCCGTGCTGATGCTGTTGGGAGCTGCCGCTCAGGTTGGTGTCTTTGTTACTTTTCTTGCAGCCTTGGCTCTCGGCTTTCCACCCAATGAAGCCGCATCCATAGGGATTATCGGCGGGGCCGACGGTCCAACCGCTATCTTTCTCACATCTCGACTGGCCCCGGAACTCGTCGGGCCCATCGCTATCGCGGCCTATTCCTACATGGCCCTTGTGCCAGTCATTCAACCCCCGATCATGAGACTTTTGACCACACAAAAGGAACGACGGATTCACATGAGCGATCCCCGGCCGGTCAGTCAGCGTGAAAAGATCATTTTCCCCATCTTGGGATTTGTTCTGTGTTGTCTTTTGGCTCCGGCCGCCTTGCCTCTTCTCGGCATGCTTTTCTTTGGAAATCTTCTCAAGGAATGCATGGCCACAAACAGGCTGGCTCAAACGGCTCGCACCGCCATGATCGATATAGTCACCATCCTATTGGGGGTTACCGTGGGAGCCTCCACACAAGCCGATGTTTTCCTCACGGCCAAGTCTCTCGGCATTTTCGCCCTTGGTGCGGCGTCCTTCATGGTGGCGACGGCTTCAGGCGTGCTTTTCGCCAAGTTCATGAACCTTTTCCTCAAAGATAAGATCAACCCTCTTGTGGGGGCCGCCGGTGTTTCGGCGGTGCCCTTGTCGGCCCGGGTTGTTCAAATGATGGGTCATCGGGAAGACCCTACCAACTATTTACTGATGCACGCCGCGGCCCCTAACGTTTCCGGAGTGATCGGGTCGGCCATCGCTGCAGGATTTCTTTGGAGTTTCTTTAGGTAG
- a CDS encoding cyclic nucleotide-binding domain-containing protein yields the protein MVELSELKQSPFLADVVESDIQQLARIASIVNFREGEILFQANSPARYLYILKSGCVLLCFPNGRSLVVGQSGQALGWSSLVSPLHYTATGICLTDSVFFQFTNAELFDLFRMDTTLATTIMAKIEVVIQERKPYRTPMAA from the coding sequence ATGGTGGAACTTTCCGAACTTAAACAAAGCCCCTTTCTTGCAGATGTTGTCGAATCGGATATTCAGCAACTGGCGCGCATCGCATCCATTGTAAACTTTCGAGAAGGCGAGATTCTCTTTCAAGCCAACAGCCCGGCACGATATTTGTACATTCTCAAATCAGGATGTGTCCTTCTCTGCTTTCCTAACGGTCGGTCTCTTGTGGTTGGTCAAAGCGGTCAAGCTTTGGGATGGTCCAGCCTGGTCAGCCCGCTCCATTACACGGCCACAGGCATCTGCCTGACCGATTCCGTGTTTTTTCAATTCACTAATGCCGAACTTTTCGACCTTTTTCGAATGGATACCACTCTGGCGACCACGATCATGGCCAAAATAGAGGTGGTTATTCAAGAACGGAAACCCTACCGCACACCGATGGCGGCGTGA
- a CDS encoding hybrid sensor histidine kinase/response regulator, with protein MDAPKILVIDDEEIARVSCRRVLAREGMQVSLASSGREGLEKLLCDPCDLVLVDLKMPEMDGVEVVRRIREFDPSIVTVLITGYATIESAVAAVKEGAYDYLPKPFTPEELLIVVRRGLEKRRLDLESRALREEKEAMERNFVTMVTHQLRSPLAAILQYFEVLLGGIGGDLSEAQREMLSRAKERLESLMQLINDWLDMSRLSEGEIVKRLQPTSLAACVDSALKGLEWAAKEKKVTLEVNLSKDLPLVHADADSLREALSNLVANAIKYNREGGRVVIEAKPQGSCVLVTVEDTGLGIDAKEIPFIFHQFYRGKDREIRAQQGTGLGLTIAQKVVRAHGGTLAVTSEKGKGSVFSLTLNAARADGDGFNPNP; from the coding sequence GTGGATGCTCCAAAGATTCTGGTCATCGATGATGAGGAAATCGCCCGTGTCTCATGCCGACGCGTGTTGGCTCGAGAAGGCATGCAGGTGAGCCTGGCCTCCAGCGGCCGGGAAGGGCTGGAAAAACTTTTATGCGATCCCTGCGACCTTGTGCTTGTGGATCTGAAGATGCCGGAAATGGACGGGGTCGAGGTGGTGCGTCGCATTCGAGAATTTGACCCGAGCATCGTAACGGTGCTGATTACCGGTTACGCCACCATCGAAAGCGCCGTCGCGGCTGTCAAAGAAGGAGCGTACGATTACCTTCCCAAACCCTTCACGCCGGAAGAGCTTCTCATCGTGGTGCGCCGAGGTCTGGAAAAACGTCGTCTGGACCTGGAATCTCGAGCCCTGCGTGAAGAAAAAGAGGCCATGGAACGCAATTTCGTCACCATGGTCACACATCAATTGCGTTCTCCGCTGGCGGCCATACTGCAGTACTTCGAAGTGCTTTTAGGTGGCATTGGAGGTGACCTGAGTGAAGCTCAACGGGAAATGCTCAGCCGGGCCAAGGAACGCCTGGAATCCTTGATGCAGCTCATCAATGATTGGCTCGACATGAGCCGCTTGAGCGAAGGGGAAATCGTCAAAAGGCTGCAACCCACCTCCTTGGCCGCTTGCGTGGATTCAGCCCTCAAGGGTTTGGAATGGGCGGCCAAAGAAAAGAAGGTCACTCTGGAGGTGAATCTCTCCAAGGATCTTCCCCTGGTCCATGCGGATGCCGACTCTTTGCGCGAAGCTCTCAGCAACCTGGTGGCCAACGCCATCAAGTACAACCGCGAAGGCGGCCGCGTGGTCATAGAGGCGAAACCTCAAGGATCGTGTGTGTTGGTGACCGTGGAAGATACGGGACTCGGCATCGATGCTAAGGAAATCCCTTTTATTTTTCACCAGTTTTATCGAGGAAAGGATCGGGAGATTCGAGCGCAACAGGGGACAGGTCTCGGCTTGACCATCGCACAGAAGGTGGTGCGGGCCCATGGAGGCACCCTCGCGGTTACCAGCGAAAAGGGGAAAGGTTCCGTGTTTTCTCTGACGCTCAATGCGGCTCGAGCCGATGGCGATGGATTCAACCCGAACCCTTAG
- a CDS encoding OadG family protein: MRGLSAIAAVDGWSLTVMGVAIVLVGLSVLSLVLANLHRILNLWDVTAQVFKEKTLLREKPVPSSGVKVPSQGPSTTPPVREMSLSREDMEAYQYFHWLSQRQGDVFSLPKLLEHAEKRGMDRPHYHLYKMLVLGLIEEMKGDQRGFYRWNPEVLVRSDENSES; the protein is encoded by the coding sequence ATGCGGGGACTGTCAGCTATTGCAGCCGTCGACGGCTGGTCTTTGACGGTTATGGGAGTCGCCATTGTTCTTGTAGGGCTCTCCGTTTTGTCCCTTGTCCTTGCAAATCTTCACAGAATCTTGAACCTCTGGGACGTAACCGCTCAGGTTTTTAAAGAAAAAACCCTCCTTCGCGAAAAACCCGTTCCCTCCTCGGGGGTGAAGGTCCCTTCCCAAGGGCCTTCGACGACACCACCTGTTCGCGAGATGTCCCTGTCTCGTGAGGATATGGAAGCCTATCAATACTTTCACTGGCTCAGCCAGCGCCAAGGGGATGTGTTTTCGCTGCCGAAGCTCTTGGAGCATGCGGAAAAAAGGGGCATGGATCGACCTCACTACCATCTGTACAAAATGTTGGTTTTGGGCCTGATCGAAGAAATGAAAGGGGATCAACGAGGATTTTATCGCTGGAATCCTGAAGTGCTTGTGAGATCAGACGAGAATTCGGAGTCCTGA
- a CDS encoding GNAT family N-acetyltransferase, with the protein MMRFEAPKPKESLLNNGEPVLFKMLVRDDEEAVRTFFHDIPDHEVEGFRDQVPDPRTVGTWIRQIDLARVLPLAAWNAPQTRLIGLASLNRMAGAYRHVAEIYVVVGADHRQLGLGSSLIKELIEIGTRQGLYFLKAKVLIENQLALRAFRQLGFEVKATLEDYFMTRDGKTKDVALMLKRLRFDLEEDFFYLF; encoded by the coding sequence ATGATGCGCTTTGAAGCCCCCAAGCCCAAAGAAAGCCTTCTGAACAACGGGGAGCCTGTCCTTTTCAAGATGCTGGTTCGAGACGACGAGGAAGCGGTGCGCACTTTTTTCCATGACATCCCCGACCATGAAGTCGAAGGGTTTCGAGATCAGGTGCCGGATCCTCGCACCGTGGGAACGTGGATTCGCCAAATCGATCTCGCTCGTGTCCTCCCGCTGGCAGCTTGGAACGCACCCCAGACCCGCCTTATCGGTTTGGCGTCCTTGAACCGCATGGCCGGAGCCTACAGGCACGTGGCCGAAATCTACGTGGTGGTGGGTGCGGACCATCGCCAATTGGGATTGGGGTCATCGCTTATCAAAGAACTCATTGAAATCGGCACGCGTCAAGGGCTCTACTTTCTCAAAGCCAAGGTGCTCATAGAAAACCAACTGGCCCTGCGAGCCTTTCGCCAGTTGGGTTTTGAAGTGAAGGCCACTCTCGAAGATTACTTCATGACCCGGGACGGCAAAACCAAGGACGTGGCCCTGATGCTCAAAAGACTGCGCTTCGATTTGGAAGAAGACTTCTTTTACCTCTTCTGA
- a CDS encoding response regulator transcription factor: MATKAKILIVDDDADFAKSTKMILLADGYDVIWASDGKEGLRKVQEEKPDLIILDIMMESIFEGFSLVSSLRSDPQLSAFKHIPILMVSSVRADTGSRFAFDDAEDMGSLSEPDDYLDKPFKPKELLDRIAELLARRRSS; the protein is encoded by the coding sequence ATGGCGACTAAGGCAAAGATTCTCATTGTGGATGACGATGCGGATTTCGCTAAATCGACCAAGATGATCTTGCTTGCCGACGGCTATGACGTCATCTGGGCTTCGGACGGCAAGGAAGGTCTTCGAAAGGTTCAAGAGGAAAAGCCTGATCTGATCATTCTGGACATCATGATGGAAAGCATCTTTGAAGGTTTCAGCCTGGTGAGCAGCCTGCGCTCGGATCCTCAGCTGTCGGCCTTCAAGCACATTCCCATTTTGATGGTGTCCAGTGTTCGGGCGGACACGGGGTCGCGTTTCGCTTTTGACGACGCGGAGGACATGGGATCCCTGTCCGAACCCGACGACTACCTGGACAAGCCTTTTAAGCCCAAAGAGCTCCTGGACCGTATTGCTGAACTGTTGGCCCGGCGCCGGTCTTCTTAG
- a CDS encoding acetate--CoA ligase family protein — protein MESFLNPKSVVLVGVTRQTGVGAYNNLEMMLRYGYKGTIYVVHPSASEILGHRCYATTAQLPDVPELAVVSVGRDRVLPVVEDCLLKGIKNLVIISQGFADADLKGRNLQEELVRMCHHAGARVLGPNTMGILNAFDGFSTAFIDIPRDPDPPPLTLVAQSGVLQVGIESFTGRLGKAIDIGNGCDIHFVDALKYCAQDPQTQIIVLHMEGIRYGREFLEIAASISPQKPIIVLKTGRSGAGAHAALSHTGSLVGEDAVFEAAFHKAGLLRVRSMVELRAVVKAFLHFRPMIGPNLAVLTATGACGIMTADACEDFGLQLAPFPEEARESLENPKIAWHHLNNPVDLWPLGMVGGSFTDVLEKAAKALVAQDDTHGILAIFPCMASSLHANLRFEKALRRVQENNTHQKPLACWVYGDGAFEESRILDRIPGVACFSSIDEAVMGLAATYRFHQWSQKMRPAETRPRSVAATASERVSSPPSKTSKLERLENTTERGKASLPHGVLLGNETLDWLRLHGIPTAPSKVTLNVEEAVSWAEEVGFPVVLKVVSPEWVHKSDQGGVITGLSGAEAVRRAFDDLVRRFHTVSPKGKLEGLQVQRQLSGWELLLGVKRDPQFGPVVAVGMGGIYAEVLQDVRQAIAPLSVDEARSMIESLRLFPLLRGVRGQPSADLDTLVEVLKRLSQLAWDHGEIRELDINPLFVNSDGCCAVDCRIVADETIGPSGYGP, from the coding sequence ATGGAAAGTTTTCTCAATCCGAAATCGGTGGTGCTGGTGGGAGTCACGCGCCAGACGGGGGTAGGCGCTTACAACAATCTGGAAATGATGCTGAGATACGGCTACAAAGGAACCATCTATGTGGTCCATCCTTCGGCTTCCGAAATCCTTGGTCATCGCTGTTACGCGACGACAGCGCAGCTCCCTGATGTGCCGGAACTGGCTGTAGTGTCCGTAGGGCGAGACCGCGTCTTGCCGGTCGTTGAAGACTGCCTTCTTAAGGGAATCAAAAACCTTGTGATCATCAGTCAGGGTTTCGCCGATGCGGACCTGAAGGGTCGCAATCTTCAAGAAGAATTGGTCCGCATGTGTCACCACGCCGGGGCTCGAGTGCTCGGCCCCAATACTATGGGCATCCTGAATGCCTTTGACGGTTTTAGCACGGCTTTTATCGACATTCCACGAGACCCCGATCCGCCTCCCCTGACCTTGGTGGCCCAATCGGGTGTTCTTCAGGTCGGAATCGAATCCTTTACCGGAAGGCTCGGAAAAGCCATCGACATCGGCAACGGTTGCGACATTCATTTCGTGGACGCTCTGAAGTACTGCGCTCAAGACCCGCAGACTCAAATCATTGTCCTGCACATGGAAGGGATACGCTACGGAAGAGAGTTTCTGGAGATCGCCGCCTCCATCAGCCCTCAGAAGCCCATCATCGTTCTGAAAACGGGCCGAAGTGGCGCAGGTGCCCATGCGGCCTTGTCTCACACGGGGTCTCTTGTTGGAGAAGATGCGGTCTTTGAAGCCGCCTTTCATAAGGCAGGGCTCTTACGAGTGCGCTCTATGGTGGAGTTACGGGCGGTGGTCAAGGCTTTCCTGCATTTCCGACCGATGATCGGGCCGAATCTTGCGGTGCTCACCGCCACGGGAGCCTGCGGCATCATGACTGCGGACGCCTGTGAAGATTTCGGGCTTCAGTTAGCTCCTTTTCCCGAGGAGGCTCGAGAGAGCCTTGAAAACCCCAAAATCGCTTGGCACCACTTGAACAATCCCGTTGATTTGTGGCCTCTCGGCATGGTCGGCGGCTCTTTCACGGATGTGCTGGAAAAGGCGGCCAAAGCCCTAGTGGCGCAAGACGACACACACGGCATTCTGGCCATTTTTCCGTGTATGGCTTCGTCCTTGCACGCCAATTTGAGGTTCGAAAAAGCCCTGCGGCGTGTCCAAGAAAACAACACACATCAGAAACCCTTGGCCTGCTGGGTTTACGGCGATGGAGCTTTCGAGGAATCCCGCATTCTGGACCGGATTCCGGGTGTCGCGTGCTTTTCCAGTATTGACGAAGCTGTCATGGGCTTAGCGGCAACCTATCGATTTCACCAATGGAGCCAAAAAATGAGACCCGCCGAAACCAGGCCCAGGTCCGTCGCAGCGACGGCATCGGAACGTGTTTCAAGTCCCCCATCAAAGACGTCGAAGTTGGAGAGACTCGAAAACACCACAGAACGGGGGAAAGCCTCTTTACCTCACGGTGTGTTGCTGGGGAACGAAACCCTGGACTGGCTTCGTCTTCATGGTATCCCTACTGCACCATCCAAGGTGACACTGAATGTGGAAGAAGCTGTTTCCTGGGCCGAAGAGGTGGGGTTTCCTGTGGTGCTTAAAGTGGTCTCGCCGGAATGGGTCCACAAATCCGATCAAGGAGGTGTCATCACGGGGCTTTCCGGTGCCGAGGCCGTCCGTAGGGCTTTTGACGATCTGGTTCGACGTTTTCACACAGTGTCCCCGAAAGGAAAACTAGAAGGCCTTCAAGTGCAAAGACAGCTGAGCGGTTGGGAACTGCTTCTCGGTGTCAAAAGGGATCCACAGTTCGGCCCTGTTGTTGCCGTTGGTATGGGAGGCATCTATGCGGAAGTGCTTCAGGATGTTCGTCAGGCCATAGCCCCGTTGTCCGTGGACGAGGCACGGTCCATGATTGAGTCGTTACGTCTGTTTCCCCTTCTTCGGGGGGTTCGAGGACAACCGTCCGCGGACCTGGACACTCTCGTGGAAGTTCTCAAACGCCTTTCCCAATTGGCTTGGGATCATGGGGAGATTCGTGAGCTGGACATTAATCCCTTGTTTGTCAACAGCGACGGCTGCTGCGCTGTGGATTGTCGTATCGTGGCGGACGAAACCATCGGTCCATCGGGCTATGGACCTTGA
- the proC gene encoding pyrroline-5-carboxylate reductase, translating to MDIGLIGGGNMGEALVRGLIQAGIVSSNHLHVYDVLEKRMEHLARSYGIHQKPSLSECVRAVDTVILAVKPQNVPEVLEELGRCAQHRPLIVSIVAGMPLATLEAALPPGTPVIRVMPNTPALVLSGASALARGRYAENNHMEWALKIFRAVGIAHEVPEKLLDAVTGLTGSGPAYVLCFLEALIDGGVLMGLPRPIASDLVIQTVLGTAIMAQQSGKHPAALKDMVTSPGGTTIHGLEILESRGFRGAVMGAVRAATERSTALGAVYGTPKSNTWTKA from the coding sequence ATGGACATCGGATTAATCGGTGGAGGCAACATGGGGGAAGCTTTGGTGCGGGGATTGATTCAGGCCGGCATTGTTTCTTCAAATCACCTTCACGTTTATGACGTGCTTGAAAAGCGCATGGAGCATCTAGCTCGATCCTACGGCATTCACCAAAAGCCGTCGCTTTCCGAATGCGTACGTGCCGTGGACACGGTCATCCTGGCGGTCAAACCCCAAAATGTACCCGAAGTTCTTGAGGAATTGGGCCGTTGCGCGCAGCATCGTCCCTTGATCGTAAGTATCGTCGCAGGCATGCCTCTCGCCACGCTGGAAGCCGCTTTACCCCCTGGAACCCCTGTGATCCGCGTCATGCCCAACACGCCGGCCTTGGTCCTTTCGGGAGCCAGTGCTTTGGCCCGAGGCAGGTATGCCGAAAACAACCATATGGAATGGGCTCTCAAGATCTTTCGAGCCGTAGGTATTGCCCATGAAGTGCCGGAAAAACTTCTCGATGCCGTTACAGGCCTTACGGGAAGCGGCCCGGCCTATGTTTTATGTTTCCTGGAAGCCTTGATCGACGGGGGAGTCCTCATGGGGCTGCCCCGTCCCATCGCTTCGGACCTTGTGATTCAAACCGTGCTCGGCACAGCCATCATGGCTCAACAGAGCGGAAAACATCCGGCCGCTCTGAAAGACATGGTCACCTCGCCTGGAGGCACCACCATTCATGGGCTGGAAATTCTAGAATCACGAGGGTTTCGAGGAGCGGTCATGGGGGCGGTGCGGGCCGCCACGGAGCGGTCCACGGCCCTGGGAGCCGTCTATGGCACCCCAAAATCGAACACCTGGACAAAAGCTTAG